One genomic segment of Sphaerodactylus townsendi isolate TG3544 linkage group LG07, MPM_Stown_v2.3, whole genome shotgun sequence includes these proteins:
- the LOC125436663 gene encoding muscle, skeletal receptor tyrosine protein kinase-like, which translates to MPHFPSSSALSPAYSMTVIISVISSFAMVTILISIALLCCRRHKQWKNKTRESAPPALTTLPSELLLDRLHPNPMYQRMPLLLNPKLLSLEYPRNNIEYVRDIGEGAFGRVFQARAPGLLPYEPFTMVAVKMLKEEASADMQADFQREAALMAEFDNPNIVRLLGVCAVGKPMCLLFEYMAFGDLNEYLRDRSPRSLCSLNNNDLDIRIRPASPGFLALSCTDQLYIAKQVAAGMAYLSERKFVHRDLATRNCLVGENMVVKIADFGLSRNMYSADYYKANENDAIPIRWMPPESIFYNRYTTESDVWAYGVVLWEIFSFGMQPYYGMAHEEVIYYVRDGNVLSCPDNCPLELYNLMRLCWSKLPSDRPSFASIHCILERMYERAVSADQA; encoded by the exons ATGCCacatttcccttcttcctccgCTTTGTCCCCAGCCTACTCCATGACAGTCATCATCTCTGTCATCTCCAGCTTTGCAATGGTCACCATTCTCATTAGCATTGCTCTTCTCTGCTGCCGAAGGCATaagcaatggaaaaataaaacaag GGAGTCAGCACCACCAGCCCTGACGACACTTCCTTCTGAGCTCTTACTGGACAGATTGCACCCAAACCCCATGTATCAGCGCATGCCTCTCCTCTTGAACCCAAAGCTGCTGAGCCTGGAATATCCACGTAACAATATTGAATATGTTAGAGATATTGGAGAAGGAGCTTTTGGACGGGTCTTTCAAGCAAG GGCTCCTGGACTACTTCCTTATGAACCATTCACTATGGTGGCAGTGAAGATGCTGAAAGAAGAAGCCTCAGCAGACATGCAGGCAGATTTTCAGAGGGAAGCAGCCCTCATGGCCGAATTTGATAATCCAAACATTGTCAGACTTTTAG GAGTGTGCGCTGTTGGAAAGCCAATGTGTCTTCTGTTTGAATACATGGCCTTTGGAGACCTCAATGAATACCTGCGCGATCGATCCCCTCGGAGCCTCTGTAGTCTGAACAACAATGACCTTGACATAAGGATCAGGCCGGCCAGCCCTGGTTTTCTTGCTCTTTCTTGCACTGACCAGCTGTACATTGCCAAACAGGTGGCAGCTGGCATGGCCTATCTCTCAGAACGCAAGTTTGTCCACCGGGACCTGGCCACCAGGAACTGCTTGGTGGGAGAGAACATGGTGGTTAAAATTGCTGACTTTGGTCTCTCCAGAAACATGTACTCAGCAGACTATTACAAAGCAAATGAAAATGACGCCATTCCCATACGATGGATGCCCCCTGAGTCCATCTTCTACAACCGTTACACAACCGAGTCTGACGTTTGGGCCTATGGGGTGGTCCTGTGGGAGATCTTCTCCTTTGGCATGCAGCCCTACTATGGCATGGCTCACGAGGAAGTCATCTATTATGTGAGAGATGGAAATGTCCTGTCGTGTCCCGATAACTGCCCTTTGGAGTTGTACAATCTCATGCGCCTTTGTTGGAGCAAACTGCCTTCTGACAGACCCAGCTTTGCAAGTATCCACTGTATTTTGGAGCGCATGTATGAGAGAGCAGTGTCTGCTGATCAGGCCTGA